A section of the Pedobacter sp. HDW13 genome encodes:
- a CDS encoding YkvA family protein gives MKLNRQKILDFFKKSEGKATVILNDKTRASKTIKDALGKAVTNKGDLEGIWAKLVLLFAVAKDYVNGSYTEIPKRSIVAILGGLVYFLSPVDVIPDFIPALGFIDDIYILNLVYRQVLKDLEKYKAWKDAQAKIIDVYGSTR, from the coding sequence ATGAAATTGAACAGGCAAAAAATATTAGATTTCTTTAAAAAATCTGAGGGCAAGGCAACGGTGATCTTGAATGATAAAACCAGGGCCAGCAAAACAATTAAGGATGCACTGGGCAAAGCTGTAACCAATAAAGGCGATTTAGAAGGCATTTGGGCTAAGCTGGTGCTGTTGTTTGCCGTTGCAAAAGATTATGTAAACGGTAGCTATACCGAAATTCCGAAACGATCGATCGTTGCCATTTTAGGTGGCCTGGTTTATTTTTTGTCGCCCGTTGATGTGATCCCGGATTTTATACCCGCTTTAGGTTTTATTGATGATATATACATCTTAAACCTGGTGTACAGGCAGGTGCTTAAAGACCTCGAAAAGTATAAGGCCTGGAAAGATGCACAGGCAAAAATAATAGATGTATATGGCTCAACCAGATAA
- a CDS encoding DUF2752 domain-containing protein codes for MAQPDKSFLDWLGEHLFSCPFKAYFGVDCPGCGLQRSVVALLKGNFIDSFKFYPATLPLIFVLLFTLVHLKLDFKFGAQLIKIVFAGVAVIILINYIYKIYNHQLLS; via the coding sequence ATGGCTCAACCAGATAAAAGTTTTTTAGATTGGTTAGGCGAACATCTTTTTAGCTGCCCTTTTAAAGCTTATTTTGGTGTCGATTGCCCTGGTTGTGGTTTACAGCGGTCGGTTGTTGCCTTGCTTAAAGGAAATTTCATCGATTCTTTTAAATTTTATCCCGCAACCCTTCCTTTAATTTTTGTATTGCTTTTTACACTTGTTCACCTAAAACTCGACTTTAAATTTGGTGCACAGTTGATTAAAATCGTTTTTGCAGGTGTTGCAGTAATTATCTTAATCAATTACATTTACAAAATATACAATCACCAACTACTAAGTTAA
- a CDS encoding CCC motif membrane protein has translation MSEEQENPQENKPIDLSKKEEPIIEPINEGPVSPPPFQQPPPFQQPPPFGQFGGGFGQQNLPNATAALVLGIIALPACCFYGIFGLIFGVIAWVLGGGDVKKYQLNPTLYTESSYKNAKAGKICGMIATILSLLFIVFVVLIVAGAITHPEAYDRFFKGLN, from the coding sequence ATGTCAGAAGAACAGGAAAACCCTCAGGAAAATAAACCTATCGATCTTTCAAAGAAAGAGGAACCGATTATAGAGCCAATAAATGAGGGGCCGGTAAGTCCACCACCATTTCAACAACCGCCGCCGTTTCAGCAGCCGCCTCCATTTGGGCAGTTTGGCGGAGGGTTTGGTCAGCAAAATTTACCTAATGCCACTGCGGCACTCGTTTTAGGTATTATTGCGCTACCAGCTTGCTGCTTTTATGGCATATTTGGGCTTATTTTCGGTGTTATTGCCTGGGTTTTAGGAGGTGGGGATGTTAAAAAATACCAGCTTAACCCTACACTTTATACCGAATCATCCTATAAAAATGCCAAAGCTGGAAAGATTTGCGGTATGATTGCTACAATTTTGAGTTTATTGTTTATTGTATTTGTTGTTTTAATTGTGGCAGGTGCCATTACGCATCCCGAAGCATACGACAGATTTTTTAAAGGACTAAATTAA
- a CDS encoding BrxA/BrxB family bacilliredoxin — protein sequence MYPEYLVEPMRKELTNVGFQELKNAADVDQAIKGEGTVLVVVNSVCGCAAANARPAARAAAAHEKHPDKLVTVFAGMEKEAVDQARNYMMPFPPSSPAMALFKDGKLVHMIERHQIEGRPAQMIADNLIGAFEQYC from the coding sequence ATGTATCCAGAATATTTAGTAGAACCAATGCGTAAGGAATTAACCAACGTAGGTTTTCAGGAATTAAAAAATGCAGCAGATGTAGATCAGGCCATTAAAGGCGAAGGAACTGTATTGGTTGTTGTAAACTCGGTTTGTGGTTGCGCGGCAGCAAATGCACGCCCGGCAGCGAGAGCAGCAGCAGCACACGAAAAACACCCCGATAAATTGGTTACCGTTTTTGCAGGTATGGAAAAAGAAGCTGTAGATCAGGCCAGAAACTATATGATGCCTTTCCCACCGTCATCGCCAGCTATGGCTTTGTTTAAAGATGGTAAATTGGTACACATGATCGAGCGCCATCAAATTGAAGGTAGACCAGCACAAATGATCGCTGATAACCTGATTGGTGCTTTCGAACAATATTGTTAA
- the cdaA gene encoding diadenylate cyclase CdaA, with product MKGLDFDFVKFTITDVVDIVLVALLIYYVYTLIRNTLAVNLLVGMLIIAIFYRVVDALNMKLLTTIIEKFMSVGIIALIVIFHPEIRRFLLLIGKNAFLQKNKAWWGYLFGRKEIERNNLTRIKPIIDACKSMKKTRTGALIVFVKFYDEQFFANSCELVDAKISKRLLESIFQKNSPLHDGAVVISENKIKSASCILPLTDNDQLPSQFGLRHRAGIGVSETTDAVAVIISEETGEISYAKQGRVRMNVSFGELEKLLNKDF from the coding sequence ATGAAAGGATTGGATTTCGACTTTGTAAAATTTACCATCACCGATGTGGTAGATATTGTGCTGGTGGCACTGTTAATTTATTATGTGTATACACTGATCCGCAATACCCTGGCCGTAAACCTGCTGGTGGGTATGCTCATCATTGCCATTTTTTACCGGGTAGTAGATGCGTTAAACATGAAACTGCTCACCACCATCATAGAGAAATTTATGAGTGTGGGTATCATTGCCCTGATCGTTATTTTTCACCCCGAAATCAGGCGCTTTCTGTTACTCATTGGTAAAAATGCCTTTCTACAAAAAAACAAGGCCTGGTGGGGTTATTTATTTGGCCGGAAAGAAATTGAGCGAAATAATTTAACGCGAATAAAGCCGATTATTGATGCCTGCAAAAGCATGAAAAAAACCAGGACAGGCGCGCTGATTGTGTTTGTTAAATTTTACGACGAACAGTTTTTTGCCAATAGCTGTGAACTGGTCGATGCCAAAATATCTAAGCGCCTGCTCGAAAGTATTTTCCAGAAAAACAGCCCTCTGCACGATGGTGCTGTGGTTATTTCGGAAAACAAGATTAAAAGTGCGAGTTGTATCCTCCCTTTAACTGATAACGATCAGTTGCCTTCGCAATTCGGTTTAAGACACAGGGCAGGTATTGGAGTTTCTGAAACTACGGATGCTGTTGCGGTAATTATTTCGGAAGAGACTGGAGAAATTTCGTATGCTAAACAAGGTCGGGTAAGAATGAACGTTTCGTTCGGAGAGCTGGAGAAACTGCTCAATAAAGACTTTTAA
- the folP gene encoding dihydropteroate synthase has protein sequence MAEKNFFEPKQSLNIKGQLIDLSSPKVMGILNITPDSFYSDSRTKSIDEALTKTEKHLTEGATFIDIGGYSSRPGAKDISEAEEIDRLVPVVSSLSTAFPEAIFSIDTFRAKVAEATILAGAHIVNDIASGDMDELMFETVARMQVPYMIMHMQGTPQNMQQNPVYENVLLDVVDYLAKKLAKLKALHVHDVIIDPGFGFGKTIAHNYELLNQMEAFQIFKLPILVGFSRKGMIYKTLGTTAPEALNGTSVLNTIALQKGAGILRVHDVKEAVECVRLVGMLG, from the coding sequence ATGGCAGAAAAAAACTTTTTTGAGCCCAAACAAAGCTTAAATATAAAAGGTCAGCTTATTGATTTAAGTAGTCCGAAGGTGATGGGAATTCTCAACATCACACCCGATTCTTTTTACAGCGACAGCAGAACAAAATCTATAGATGAGGCCTTAACCAAAACAGAAAAACACCTGACCGAAGGCGCAACATTTATCGATATTGGTGGTTATTCATCCAGACCGGGTGCGAAGGATATTTCGGAAGCAGAAGAGATAGATAGACTCGTGCCTGTTGTGAGCAGCCTATCGACAGCATTTCCAGAAGCTATTTTTTCAATCGATACTTTCAGAGCCAAAGTAGCCGAAGCAACTATACTGGCGGGTGCACATATTGTTAACGATATCGCCTCGGGTGATATGGATGAGCTGATGTTCGAAACGGTTGCCAGAATGCAGGTACCTTACATGATTATGCACATGCAGGGAACGCCACAAAATATGCAACAAAACCCAGTTTACGAAAATGTACTCCTGGATGTGGTAGATTACCTGGCTAAAAAACTAGCCAAGCTGAAGGCGTTGCATGTCCACGATGTTATCATAGACCCCGGTTTTGGCTTCGGAAAAACCATTGCCCATAACTATGAATTGCTGAACCAAATGGAGGCTTTCCAGATTTTTAAACTGCCAATATTGGTAGGTTTCTCGCGCAAGGGAATGATTTATAAAACACTGGGTACTACTGCACCCGAAGCCTTAAACGGAACTTCGGTACTGAACACGATTGCACTGCAAAAAGGCGCAGGGATTTTAAGGGTACATGATGTTAAGGAAGCTGTGGAGTGTGTGAGGTTGGTGGGGATGTTAGGTTAA
- a CDS encoding DUF1599 domain-containing protein: MAQTNTATEFDEVIAVCRSLFLKKTKDYGTAWRILRPSSITDQIFIKAQRIRTLEEKKVSKVGEGVISEYIGIVNYCVIAMMQLELTDNDPNEMPFETVENLFEEKITETRDLMFAKNHDYGEAWRDMRISSLTDLILMKIFRVKQIEDNEGQTLASEGVKANYQDMLNYSVFALIKLSVK; the protein is encoded by the coding sequence TTGGCACAAACAAATACGGCTACAGAATTTGATGAGGTGATTGCAGTTTGCAGATCATTATTTTTAAAGAAAACGAAAGATTACGGCACGGCCTGGCGCATATTAAGACCAAGTTCGATCACCGATCAGATTTTTATCAAAGCTCAGCGCATTCGTACTTTAGAAGAAAAAAAAGTGAGCAAAGTGGGAGAGGGTGTCATATCCGAATACATTGGGATTGTTAACTATTGTGTTATTGCCATGATGCAGCTCGAACTTACAGATAACGATCCGAACGAAATGCCTTTCGAAACGGTTGAAAATTTGTTTGAAGAAAAAATTACTGAAACCAGGGATTTAATGTTTGCCAAAAACCACGATTATGGTGAGGCTTGGCGTGATATGCGTATCAGCTCGCTTACCGATCTGATTTTGATGAAAATTTTCAGGGTAAAACAAATCGAAGATAACGAAGGACAAACCCTGGCATCCGAAGGCGTAAAGGCAAATTACCAGGACATGCTGAACTACTCGGTTTTCGCCCTGATTAAACTGAGTGTTAAATAA
- a CDS encoding BT_3928 family protein, which yields MQNVLLRFSRFFVGALFIFSGLIKANDPLGFGYKLQEYFEVFHMGFLNGMATGIAILLCTLEIVLGALLLLGFWSKKVAWGLLLLIIFFTLLTFISAAFKVVTSCGCFGDAIPLTPWQSFTKDLILLVLIMIIFAKKELIQPLFKKEATQRNIALAVTVVSLGFGLYTYNVLPVIDFLPYKVGAHIPSLMVIPPGEKPDEFEIMYHLKNKKTNAEQDMSDKAYLKTEIWKDNNWEIIGEPTKRLVKKGYEPKIKDLVITDASGTDYTKELIENPYYSLIFVAYDLKNTNESAIGKLNAIAINATQQFNIRTVLLTSNSAQDAEVFIKKNNLFSEVFYADAVPLKSMVRANPGVLLLKNGVVINKWHYHNVPTFDQLSRKYFDK from the coding sequence ATGCAAAACGTACTTTTAAGATTCTCCAGATTTTTTGTTGGCGCTTTATTTATATTTTCTGGCTTAATCAAAGCCAACGATCCGCTTGGTTTTGGCTATAAATTGCAGGAGTATTTCGAAGTTTTTCACATGGGTTTCCTCAACGGAATGGCTACCGGTATAGCCATTTTATTGTGTACTCTCGAAATTGTTTTAGGCGCCTTGTTGCTGCTGGGTTTCTGGAGCAAAAAAGTAGCCTGGGGATTATTGTTGTTAATCATTTTCTTCACCCTGTTAACCTTTATTTCTGCCGCATTTAAAGTAGTAACAAGCTGCGGTTGTTTTGGCGATGCCATTCCGCTTACCCCTTGGCAATCGTTTACCAAAGATCTGATTTTGCTGGTGTTGATCATGATCATTTTCGCGAAAAAGGAATTAATTCAACCTTTATTTAAAAAGGAAGCCACTCAGCGCAATATCGCTTTAGCGGTAACGGTAGTTTCTTTAGGCTTTGGCTTATATACCTACAATGTGTTGCCTGTTATCGATTTCTTGCCTTATAAAGTTGGTGCGCATATTCCTTCATTAATGGTCATCCCTCCGGGAGAGAAGCCAGATGAGTTCGAAATCATGTACCACCTTAAAAATAAGAAAACCAATGCAGAGCAGGATATGAGTGATAAAGCTTATCTCAAAACCGAAATCTGGAAAGATAACAATTGGGAAATTATTGGTGAGCCTACGAAAAGGCTGGTAAAGAAAGGTTATGAGCCTAAAATCAAAGATTTAGTAATTACCGATGCTTCGGGAACCGATTATACTAAAGAATTGATTGAAAACCCTTATTACAGTTTGATTTTTGTGGCTTACGATTTGAAGAATACGAACGAAAGTGCAATTGGTAAATTAAATGCCATCGCGATAAATGCCACACAACAATTCAACATTCGTACGGTTTTGTTAACCTCCAATTCAGCACAGGATGCAGAAGTATTTATCAAAAAGAATAACCTGTTTTCGGAAGTTTTTTATGCTGATGCAGTACCGCTGAAAAGTATGGTAAGGGCTAATCCGGGTGTTTTGTTGTTGAAAAACGGAGTGGTTATCAATAAATGGCATTACCACAATGTGCCAACTTTTGACCAATTGAGCCGGAAATACTTCGATAAATAA
- a CDS encoding ABC transporter permease: MIGYALKKLMYGLLVMAGVILVVFVLFNILPGDPARMTMGQRADVQSLEAVRKEFGLDRSKPVQFVLYLNDLSPLSVLDNDSTTQQKYHYSKLISFNKKALVVKWPYLRSSYQTRRDVTAILAETVPNTFILALTAMIFATLIGVFLGVLSAVYKDSWIDKSANAFAILGISAPSFFAGIIIAWLFGFVLSNYTGLKMSGSLYSYDPFNGEVLTLRNLWLPMITLGLRPLAIIVQLTRSAMLDVLAQDYIRTARAKGLSRNKIIYKHALKNALNPVITAISGWFASLLAGSFFVEYIFGYNGLGRTTVTALEMSDFPVVMGSILFIAFVFVAINILVDILYAYIDPRVKLA; encoded by the coding sequence ATGATTGGCTATGCACTAAAAAAACTGATGTACGGATTGCTGGTAATGGCCGGCGTTATACTCGTTGTTTTTGTGCTTTTTAATATCCTGCCCGGCGATCCTGCCCGAATGACGATGGGGCAGCGGGCTGATGTACAATCGCTCGAAGCGGTACGTAAAGAGTTTGGTTTAGACCGCTCAAAACCCGTTCAGTTTGTTTTATACCTGAATGATTTATCGCCGCTTAGTGTGCTCGATAATGATAGTACCACGCAGCAGAAATATCATTACTCGAAATTAATCAGCTTTAATAAAAAGGCTTTGGTGGTTAAATGGCCTTATTTGCGCAGTTCATACCAAACCAGGCGCGATGTAACTGCAATTTTGGCTGAAACCGTTCCCAATACCTTTATACTGGCGCTTACAGCAATGATTTTTGCTACGCTGATAGGTGTGTTTTTAGGAGTGCTGTCGGCAGTTTATAAAGATTCGTGGATTGATAAATCAGCCAATGCATTTGCAATTTTGGGTATTTCGGCCCCTTCGTTTTTTGCGGGGATTATTATCGCCTGGCTTTTTGGTTTTGTGCTGAGCAATTACACTGGTTTGAAAATGAGTGGGAGTTTATATTCTTACGATCCTTTTAACGGGGAAGTGCTTACCTTGAGAAATTTATGGCTACCTATGATTACATTGGGCTTGAGGCCGCTGGCCATTATTGTGCAGCTTACCCGAAGTGCTATGCTCGATGTACTGGCACAGGATTACATCAGAACAGCAAGGGCAAAGGGCTTAAGCAGGAACAAAATTATTTACAAGCACGCCTTAAAAAATGCCTTAAATCCGGTAATAACCGCTATTTCTGGCTGGTTTGCTTCTTTACTTGCCGGTTCTTTTTTTGTAGAATATATTTTTGGCTACAACGGACTGGGCAGAACAACGGTAACGGCATTAGAAATGTCAGATTTCCCGGTAGTAATGGGATCGATATTATTTATTGCCTTTGTTTTCGTTGCAATTAATATATTGGTCGATATTTTGTACGCCTATATCGACCCGAGAGTGAAACTGGCGTAA
- a CDS encoding shikimate kinase produces the protein MSNTNDINSGNVTSLSGIFFLVGYMGCGKSTKAKQLAHRLNCPVIDLDAEIVAKTGKTIAEYFGEFGESGFRDYESELLKTFDYPETCVVATGGGLPCFFDNMDWMNAHGETVYLQMEPAALVSRLHNRQKRPLIKDLDDEQLLVFIKEKLQERDPFYTQAKLIVDAFDLDGEKLEAALLAKV, from the coding sequence ATGAGTAATACGAACGATATAAACAGTGGAAATGTAACATCTCTTTCCGGGATCTTTTTTTTGGTAGGATACATGGGATGTGGTAAAAGTACCAAAGCCAAGCAACTGGCGCACCGTTTAAATTGTCCGGTAATTGATCTGGATGCTGAAATTGTTGCCAAAACAGGAAAAACAATTGCCGAATATTTCGGTGAGTTTGGCGAAAGTGGCTTTAGGGATTATGAAAGTGAGCTGCTTAAAACTTTCGATTATCCGGAAACCTGCGTGGTAGCCACAGGTGGTGGTTTACCCTGTTTCTTCGATAATATGGACTGGATGAATGCGCACGGCGAAACCGTTTATCTGCAAATGGAACCCGCTGCATTGGTATCGCGATTGCACAACCGCCAGAAACGACCTTTAATTAAAGATTTAGATGACGAACAGCTTTTAGTGTTTATAAAAGAAAAACTTCAGGAACGCGATCCATTTTATACCCAGGCAAAATTAATTGTTGACGCCTTTGATCTGGATGGCGAAAAACTGGAAGCGGCGTTACTAGCCAAGGTTTAA
- the crtD gene encoding 1-hydroxycarotenoid 3,4-desaturase CrtD, translating to MSKPKAIVIGAGIAGIASAIRLSVKGYEVSVFEAGSEPGGKLAEISMSGFRFDAGPSLFTMPQYVDELFQLAGKNPNDYFEYIRLKEICRYFYEDGLRLTAKADLNTFAQEIEAKTQSTASEVEKFLKTSATIYDVTHKVFLERTLHKLKSYLHWDTLKSVFRFGQIDAFRTQQKANNKFFKDHRIAQLFNRYATYNGSDPYQAPATLNVIPHFEYHFGAFLPKNGMYGIVSGLVKLAEELGVQFHYNQKAEEILHSGSRKPKIKGIMVKDKIHPADLVVSNLDIWFTYKNLLKGILHPKKLLNQERSSSALIFYWGMNGNYNDLGLHNILFAADYQKEFNAIWKNKTISCDPTVYINISSKHLHTDAPLDSENWFVMINVPANNGQDWDQLIQEAKANIIQKISRILNRNIEKDIICEQVLDPRSIESKTGSYQGSLYGNSSNNQFAAFLRHPNFSSKVKNLFFCGGSVHPGGGIPLALLSAKIVSDCVD from the coding sequence ATGTCTAAACCAAAAGCAATCGTTATCGGTGCCGGAATTGCGGGAATTGCATCAGCTATCCGCCTAAGTGTAAAAGGATACGAGGTAAGTGTTTTTGAAGCTGGCTCAGAACCTGGTGGTAAACTGGCAGAGATCAGCATGAGTGGCTTTAGATTTGATGCTGGCCCCAGCCTGTTTACCATGCCGCAATATGTGGATGAACTTTTCCAACTTGCTGGCAAGAACCCAAACGATTATTTTGAATACATCCGGTTAAAAGAAATTTGCCGTTACTTTTACGAAGACGGATTAAGGTTGACTGCAAAGGCTGATTTGAATACATTTGCACAAGAAATTGAAGCAAAAACTCAATCTACCGCATCGGAAGTTGAAAAATTCTTAAAAACAAGCGCTACCATTTATGATGTAACCCACAAAGTGTTTTTAGAACGAACCCTGCACAAATTGAAAAGTTACCTCCATTGGGATACGCTAAAATCAGTTTTCAGGTTTGGACAAATTGATGCTTTCAGAACGCAGCAAAAGGCCAACAACAAATTCTTTAAGGATCATCGTATAGCACAACTCTTTAACCGCTATGCTACCTACAATGGTTCCGACCCGTATCAAGCTCCCGCAACTTTAAACGTGATTCCACATTTCGAGTATCATTTTGGAGCCTTTCTCCCTAAAAATGGGATGTATGGTATTGTAAGTGGTCTAGTTAAACTGGCAGAAGAACTGGGTGTTCAATTTCATTACAACCAAAAGGCAGAAGAAATCCTGCATTCGGGTAGCCGTAAACCGAAAATAAAAGGGATAATGGTTAAGGATAAAATCCACCCTGCTGACCTAGTGGTCTCCAATCTGGATATCTGGTTCACCTATAAAAACCTGCTTAAAGGCATACTACACCCGAAAAAACTACTCAACCAGGAACGCAGTAGCTCCGCTTTAATTTTTTATTGGGGCATGAACGGCAATTACAACGATTTGGGCTTACACAATATCTTGTTTGCTGCAGATTACCAAAAAGAATTTAATGCCATCTGGAAGAATAAAACCATTAGCTGCGACCCAACGGTTTACATCAACATCAGCAGTAAACACCTTCATACTGATGCCCCTTTAGATAGCGAAAATTGGTTTGTCATGATTAATGTCCCTGCGAATAATGGCCAAGACTGGGATCAACTTATACAGGAAGCAAAAGCCAATATCATCCAAAAAATCAGCCGTATTTTAAACCGGAACATTGAGAAAGATATTATTTGCGAACAGGTTTTAGATCCCCGGAGCATTGAAAGCAAAACTGGTTCTTATCAGGGTTCATTGTACGGGAATAGCTCAAACAATCAATTTGCTGCTTTTCTCAGACACCCTAATTTCAGTTCGAAGGTTAAAAATCTATTCTTTTGCGGTGGTAGTGTTCATCCCGGCGGAGGGATCCCCCTGGCTTTGCTATCGGCTAAAATTGTGAGTGATTGTGTTGATTAA
- a CDS encoding M28 family peptidase, which produces MKTKILFTLLFAGLATYAQNSTDEYFKLTRTGFNAQNAYETTAFVEKYFRVPGNTGFNASIHQVESILKKAGFVAQQQNEFEAPLTYRIEKRAMKNNTWEPVDASIAIVGEEKPLISFETNRNMIPINCSSTPAGGVTAQVVYLDKANTADLEKMDLKGKILFSEGHPSRLLQAAAKAGAIGVLGYAMPKYTQPEVHQTSIQFGSMKANSEVWTLLLSYAAKEKLKAACLKGVTQLKVNIQTKIYPSEELTIVANVRGSISPDERFVFSAHVQEPGANDNASGVGTLAEMARLTAELYRTKKINPKRSLTFLWGDEIVSTRRYITEDTTRAKGIMWGMSLDMVGENTKKTGGSFLIEKMPDPSAIWTRGTDKHTEWGAGDVAEKDLFPHYFNDFIFDICKTQGKFANWTVNYNPFEGGSDHTPFLQNKIPGLLMWHFTDVFYHTDNDRIDKVSPTEMKNVGISGLTAAYTLISADENTATATVTQVKADALIRLKTEFDLSKKAVATGKPIAEEKHIIEVWSKWYTDALATINKMAVKPQTTRVGSAIKFATGEIEKQTKVYLEELK; this is translated from the coding sequence ATGAAAACGAAGATACTTTTTACACTGCTTTTTGCGGGACTGGCTACTTACGCACAAAACTCAACAGATGAATATTTTAAACTAACCCGTACTGGTTTCAACGCACAAAATGCTTACGAAACAACTGCTTTTGTAGAAAAGTACTTTCGTGTGCCCGGTAATACAGGGTTCAATGCGAGCATTCATCAGGTAGAAAGTATATTGAAAAAAGCAGGTTTTGTGGCCCAGCAACAAAACGAATTTGAAGCACCTTTAACTTATCGCATCGAAAAACGGGCGATGAAAAACAATACCTGGGAGCCTGTTGATGCCAGCATTGCAATTGTTGGCGAAGAAAAGCCTTTGATTTCTTTTGAAACCAACCGCAATATGATTCCAATCAATTGCAGTTCAACTCCAGCCGGCGGCGTTACTGCTCAGGTGGTTTATCTGGACAAAGCAAATACCGCTGACCTTGAAAAAATGGATCTGAAAGGGAAAATCCTTTTTTCAGAAGGGCACCCTTCACGCTTGCTTCAGGCCGCAGCTAAAGCAGGGGCAATTGGAGTACTGGGGTATGCTATGCCTAAATACACGCAACCCGAAGTCCACCAAACCTCCATTCAGTTTGGCAGTATGAAAGCGAATAGTGAAGTATGGACATTACTTTTATCCTATGCTGCCAAAGAAAAATTAAAGGCCGCTTGTTTAAAAGGAGTAACACAGTTAAAAGTAAATATCCAGACCAAAATTTATCCATCAGAAGAATTAACCATTGTAGCCAATGTGAGAGGAAGTATTAGTCCCGATGAACGCTTTGTTTTTAGCGCACACGTACAAGAACCCGGAGCCAATGATAATGCCAGTGGCGTGGGCACTTTAGCCGAAATGGCCCGCTTAACAGCTGAATTGTACCGAACAAAAAAAATAAACCCTAAGCGCAGTTTAACTTTTTTGTGGGGCGATGAGATTGTTTCGACCCGAAGATACATTACTGAAGACACTACCCGCGCAAAGGGCATTATGTGGGGAATGAGTCTGGATATGGTTGGTGAAAACACCAAAAAGACAGGCGGCTCTTTCTTAATAGAAAAAATGCCCGATCCATCGGCCATCTGGACCAGAGGCACTGATAAACATACCGAATGGGGAGCAGGCGACGTCGCCGAAAAAGATCTTTTTCCGCATTATTTTAACGATTTCATTTTCGATATCTGTAAAACGCAGGGAAAATTTGCCAATTGGACCGTGAATTACAATCCGTTTGAGGGTGGAAGTGACCACACTCCATTTTTGCAGAATAAAATCCCCGGTTTGTTAATGTGGCACTTTACAGATGTTTTTTACCACACTGATAACGACAGGATTGATAAAGTTTCACCAACGGAAATGAAAAATGTAGGCATAAGCGGTTTAACTGCAGCCTACACCTTAATTTCTGCTGATGAAAATACGGCCACAGCTACGGTTACTCAGGTTAAAGCTGATGCTTTGATTCGCCTAAAAACAGAATTCGATTTGAGTAAAAAGGCAGTAGCCACAGGTAAACCCATAGCTGAAGAAAAGCATATTATTGAAGTTTGGAGCAAGTGGTACACTGATGCGCTCGCTACAATCAATAAAATGGCGGTAAAACCACAAACGACAAGAGTAGGTTCGGCAATTAAATTTGCAACAGGCGAGATTGAAAAACAGACGAAGGTATATTTAGAGGAGTTGAAATAG
- a CDS encoding DoxX family protein — MNVIRKIEHWGDVHHSKWLDYLRIVLGLVIFGKGVSFVSDTSVLQNMITQNNIFGFSSMLISMAIHVVAFAHLVGGVLITLGLVTRFAVVIQIPILLFAVFFVNLTPGFSSPNSELWFSVLVLFLLIMFWVVGSGPLSADAEMKRKTGKRYA, encoded by the coding sequence ATGAACGTTATCCGTAAAATTGAACATTGGGGCGATGTTCATCATTCGAAATGGCTGGATTATCTTCGCATTGTCCTTGGCCTTGTTATTTTTGGAAAAGGTGTTTCTTTTGTTAGCGACACTTCTGTGCTCCAAAACATGATTACACAAAACAACATTTTTGGTTTCTCCAGTATGTTAATCAGCATGGCCATACATGTGGTAGCATTTGCTCACCTGGTTGGCGGTGTTTTAATTACACTGGGCCTGGTAACCCGCTTTGCTGTGGTCATCCAGATTCCGATTCTGCTGTTTGCTGTATTTTTCGTTAATCTTACTCCAGGTTTCTCTTCTCCTAACTCAGAACTATGGTTCTCGGTACTGGTTTTATTCCTACTCATTATGTTTTGGGTGGTAGGCTCGGGACCATTATCGGCTGACGCGGAAATGAAACGCAAAACTGGTAAGCGCTACGCTTAA